From one Lolium rigidum isolate FL_2022 chromosome 4, APGP_CSIRO_Lrig_0.1, whole genome shotgun sequence genomic stretch:
- the LOC124649772 gene encoding uncharacterized protein LOC124649772 — protein MGANADPSGSLGGPRRHSSPAAVALQHGLAASTAAALRHDPGLAMQWSPEEQAVLDDGLAKYALDAAIVRYAKVALSLPNKTVRDVALRCRWMSKKENNKKRKEEVVKKSKEKKEKVDSSTKEPAHLARSNVPPYSVPVLPMDDDDGSYKAIGGPTGELLEHNAHLLNQIYKNISNMQVQENLSLLCETRDNILTVLGQVGNAPEIMRQMPPLPVKLNEDLASTMLPRPPHPRT, from the exons ATGGGGGCGAACGCCGACCCCTCGGGGTCCCTCGGTGGACCCCGCCGCCACTCCTCCCCTGCGGCTGTGGCGCTGCAGCACGGCCTGGCCGCGAGCACCGCGGCCGCGCTGCGCCACGACCCCGGGCTCGCCATGCAGTGGTCACCCGAGGAGCAGGCCGTGCTCGACGACGGATTGGCCAA GTATGCACTTGATGCAGCTATAGTTCGCTATGCAAAAGTCGCTttgagtctgcccaacaagacagTACGAGATGTCGCCCTTCGTTGCAGATGGATGTCT AAAAAGGAGAACAACAAGAAAAGGAAGGAAGAGGTGGTTAAGAAAAGCAAAGAAAAGAAG GAAAAAGTTGACTCTTCAACAAAAGAGCCTGCTCACTTGGCACgatccaatgttcctccatatTCCGTTCCTGTTCTCCCtatggatgatgatgatggatcaTACAAAG CAATTGGTGGTCCAACTGGGGAACTTCTGGAGCACAATGCACATTTGTTAAACCAGATCTATAAGAACATTTCAAACATGCAG GTGCAGGAGAACCTCTCTCTTTTATGTGAGACTAGGGATAATATACTCACAGTCCTGGGACA GGTAGGAAATGCTCCAGAAATAATGAGGCAGATGCCACCCCTACCCGTAAAGTTGAATGAAGATCTGGCGAGCACTATGTTGCCAAGGCCTCCACACCCACGTACATGA